One cyanobiont of Ornithocercus magnificus DNA segment encodes these proteins:
- a CDS encoding oligoketide cyclase produces MSLQGLIQRADFGETSAGHSLPDHKPIEQTIECLPWGVRRLAAQLHTHLSKRELWLVLTDYEHLSNFIPNLASSQILNRSGNRIHLHQIGSQQLLGLRFSATVELELVEHYPEGLILFHMLRGDFRRFEGAWRIRSLPKSDTTLLLYELTVQACTGMPIRIIEQRLREDLTANLMAVHKEAQQRAAVG; encoded by the coding sequence GTGTCACTTCAGGGTCTCATACAGCGCGCCGACTTCGGCGAAACCAGCGCCGGACACTCCCTTCCGGACCATAAACCGATCGAGCAGACTATCGAATGTCTGCCGTGGGGCGTCCGGCGGCTTGCAGCACAGCTCCATACACATCTTTCAAAACGGGAACTCTGGTTGGTACTCACTGACTACGAGCACCTAAGCAACTTCATCCCCAACCTGGCAAGCAGCCAGATATTAAACCGCAGTGGCAACCGTATTCATTTGCATCAGATTGGCAGCCAGCAGCTTCTCGGCTTGCGTTTTTCTGCCACAGTTGAGCTAGAGCTGGTAGAACATTACCCGGAGGGACTAATTTTGTTCCATATGCTGAGGGGGGACTTCCGGCGTTTTGAGGGAGCGTGGAGAATACGTTCACTACCCAAAAGTGACACTACCCTTCTTCTTTATGAACTTACCGTACAAGCTTGTACAGGAATGCCTATCAGGATAATTGAGCAGCGGCTTCGTGAGGATCTCACTGCTAATTTGATGGCTGTCCATAAGGAAGCACAGCAGCGCGCAGCAGTCGGGTAA
- a CDS encoding ferredoxin--NADP(+) reductase produces MRVGAAVRMSTDERIFAITSLGLQNSQQRQAQTCITVQYSRLRSTMQRLLSGGARIVSVTALKTEDQSTSTIPVTSAAVPVTSSKPKPVVQKTVPVNLYKPKKPLIGTVTENYSLLKEGAIGRVQHITFDLSGGEPHLHYVEGQSIGIIPEGKDSKGKPHKIRLYSIASTRHGDDLNGNTVSLCVRQLQYEKDGETVSGVCSTYLCDIEPRDTVKITGPVGKEMLLPDDENSNVIMLATGTGIAPMRAYLRRMFESSERGKNSWEFRGKAWLFMGAPTSANLLYDEDFERYQETFPNNFRYSKAISREQKNLEGGRMYIQDRVLEHADELFTMIKNPNTHVYICGLRGMEPGIDKAMTDAAAAKGIDWSELRPQLKREDRWHVETY; encoded by the coding sequence ATGCGGGTCGGCGCAGCGGTGCGGATGTCTACTGACGAGCGCATTTTTGCGATCACATCCCTCGGACTTCAGAACAGTCAGCAGCGGCAGGCTCAGACTTGTATTACCGTGCAGTACTCGAGGCTCCGGTCAACAATGCAGAGGTTGCTTTCTGGTGGAGCGCGCATTGTCTCTGTGACTGCCCTCAAAACTGAAGATCAGTCTACATCTACTATCCCCGTTACCTCAGCCGCTGTACCTGTGACTAGCTCAAAGCCCAAGCCCGTAGTACAAAAAACTGTGCCGGTAAACCTCTATAAGCCTAAGAAACCACTTATTGGCACTGTTACTGAAAATTACTCCCTATTGAAGGAGGGAGCTATCGGCCGCGTGCAGCATATAACCTTCGACCTATCAGGCGGTGAACCTCATCTCCATTATGTTGAAGGACAGAGTATTGGCATTATTCCTGAGGGCAAGGATTCAAAGGGAAAGCCGCACAAGATCCGTCTCTATTCAATTGCTAGCACAAGGCATGGCGATGACCTGAATGGTAATACTGTCTCCCTCTGTGTCCGCCAGCTGCAGTATGAAAAAGATGGAGAGACAGTCAGCGGAGTTTGCTCTACTTACCTTTGCGACATAGAGCCTAGAGACACGGTTAAGATCACTGGTCCTGTCGGCAAGGAGATGCTTCTGCCCGATGATGAAAATAGCAATGTCATAATGTTGGCGACAGGCACAGGCATCGCTCCAATGCGTGCCTACTTGCGGCGTATGTTTGAGTCCAGTGAGCGTGGTAAGAACTCCTGGGAATTCCGCGGCAAAGCCTGGCTATTTATGGGAGCTCCGACCTCAGCTAATTTGCTCTACGACGAGGACTTTGAGCGTTATCAGGAAACTTTTCCGAATAACTTTCGATACTCTAAAGCTATCAGCCGGGAGCAAAAAAACTTAGAGGGCGGCCGTATGTATATCCAAGATCGTGTCCTCGAACACGCCGATGAGCTATTCACTATGATTAAGAACCCTAATACCCATGTATATATATGCGGACTACGAGGTATGGAACCAGGTATCGATAAAGCTATGACTGATGCTGCCGCTGCAAAGGGAATCGATTGGAGTGAACTGCGCCCCCAGCTCAAGAGGGAGGATCGCTGGCACGTTGAGACTTATTAG